The sequence CCGGTCTTCGGTGTCATGCCGAGGAGCGAGGGGGCGAGGGGTGCCCCGTTTTCGGCGGCGGCGGGCGTCCTCAACTCGGACGTCGTTCCGCGCGGTGGAGGCGGCGCTTTGCGCTCAGGGACGGTGGTTTCGGGTGTGACCGCGCGAGAACGCCGACCCTCGAACATGAGTATCCTCCCCGCCGCCGAAAACGGGACACCCCCTCGCTCCCTTGTGGCGAAAGGCCGAGCCGCGCGACTTCTGGAAGGGATCACGCTTCCAGGAGACTAGGGCTCGAGGCCACAAAACGCCGAAGGGCGCCCGAAGTGGGCGCCCTCCAGGGGACCGCGGCGCTGCCGGCGCTACGAGCGCGCGTCGTCGCGGCGGCGGCGACGCGCCACGGCTCCGACGAACAGCCCGAGCACCATGCTCAGCACGGCGCTGCTACCGAGCGTCGACGCGGGGGTGGCCGCGCAGCCACCGGGGTCTTCTGCCGCGGGCGGCGTCACGCCGGGGTCCACCGGGACACCCGAGTCGGTGCCCGGATCGGGCGGCGGCGGGGGCGCCGAGTCCGGGACGCTCGCGTCGACGGGCGGGGCCGCGTCGGGCTTGCCCGAGTCGGCGCCCGCGTCGGGCACGGGGATCGGCGTGCAGGTGCCGGGCTTCAGGTCCACCGACGAGCACTTCTCGCCGGTCGGGCAGCCATTCCCCACCGTGGTGTCGCCGCGGCAACCCGCCTTGCACTTGAGCGTGCCCGCGTCGCAGATCTTGCCGCTGGTCTTGGTGCCGCAGTCGGCGTCGGTGTCGCAGTCGTCCGTGCAGCGGCCGGTGCCCACGTCGCAGCGCGGGGTCGTGCCCCCGCAGTCGGCGGCGGCGGTGCAGCGGCCGCAGCTGCCCGACTTGGCGCCGGCGGTGAAGCAGGTGGGGTTCGCCGGGGGGCAGGCGGGCATCATGCCGGAGCCGTCGTTGCCCGCGCACGCCTTGCAGGTCTTGAACGCGGAGCCCGCGACGTCGACGCAGAACGGCGAGTTGGCGGTGCACGGGGACGCCCCCGCGCTGCCGAAGTCGCCGGAGCACGCGCTCGCGCACGAGCCCTTGTTCGCGCCGGCGGTCTCGCAGATCGGCGCGGCCGCGGTGGGGCACGGTCGCGTCGCGCCCGCCTGACCGTTGTTCCCGTTGCAATCCATGCACTTGGCGTTGCTCGCCGCGTCGCCCCCTGCGCAGACCGGCGTGTTCCCCGCGCACGCCGCGTGCGACGCGGTGTCGGCCGGCGGCGTGGCGCCGCACGCCCCCATGGTGAGCTGGACGTCGTCGAAGTCCACGGGCGGCAAGCTGCCGTCGGAGACGCTGCAGCCGCCTGAGCCGCAGAAGTTCACGAACTTGATCTGCGCGTGGGTGCGCCCCGCGGGGATCGTGAAGGTCTTCCCGGTCCACCGCCACTGCGTGTCGTTCGTGATCGGGTTCGACGCGACCCCGTTGCACGCCGAGCCGCCGCCGTTCGTGAAGCCGCCGGAGCTCAGCAGCCAGCACTCGGTGTCGGTCGAGGAGGTCGGGCTCACGAGGCCCGCGGCGCCCGTGTACACCACGCCCATGAACGGCTGCCCACCGGCGGCGGCGCGCGTCCACGCGCTGAGGCAGTACTCCTGCCCGGCGGTTACGGCCATCACGTTGGCGCCGATGCCGAACACGCGGCCGCCGGAGACCCCGTTGGTCTCGCGGACGTACTTGCCGGCGCACGCGGCGCCCGGGCCGTCGTCCGCGACGGAGCTGCGCACCACGATGGGCTGACCCGGCGTCGAGTAGGTGTTCGAGGCCGTCGACGAGGAGCTTCGCCACTTCGCCGCGTCGGCGCCGAGCTCCCAGCTCTCCTTCACTTGCGCGTGCGCGACGGCGGGGAGCGAGGCCACGGCACTGAGCGCGAGCCCGACGAGGAGCGGGGTGAGCGTCGAGGGACGGTTCTTCAACGTGAGGTTTTTCATGGCTCTCCGGCGGGGTGTGCGGTCGTAAGGAAGCGCGCCTGCGCGCGTGACACCGCAGAATAGCGCAACCCATCCGCGGGGGCAGGGAGAAATCGGGGTGTGCGTTGGAGCGCGCAGACGTCGACGAAGCACGGTACAATGCCGCCCACGATGCGCACCCTCCTCGCTGCCGATCCGAAGCCGGCGACCCCTCGCCGCAGCTCGCGGTCTCTTGCCATGGGGCTCTTCTCCGCGTGGGTATTCGCCGCCGGCTGCGCCGGGCAGAAGGCTCGCCCGGTCGAGATGGTGCCGATCGGCACGAACGCGCCGGCCCTCGACGGGGAGGCCTACCCGACCAACAAGCCGCCGCCGGTGGCCGACAACGGGCAGCCGAAGGGCTGCGCCGTGAACGACGTCGAGGAGATCGCCGAGTGGCTGAAGAACGACAAGTGCAAGATCCCCGCTTCGGAGGTCGAGCGCACGTCGGGGCTCAGCGAGAAGCTCGAGTGGAAGCTCACGGCCTCCACCAACGAGATCGTCGCCGGCGGGCGCGTCGATTTGATGCTCACGCTGAAGAACAAGTCGAGCGAGAGCGTGGCGCTCGTCTTCAACGTCGACGGTCCGAGCTTCACGACCCAGTCGTTCGACCCGAAGGGCAAGCGCATCGGCGAGCCCTCCGGCAAGCCCAAGCCGCCGACGGGCGTCACCCTGGAGGAGACGACCCGCACCGTGCGCCTCAACGTCAGCTCCGGCGCCACGCTGAAGACGAAGCTCTTCTGGGACGCGGTGAAGCTGAAGTGGGCGCCCGAGAAGATCGAGGGGTCGTTCGTGACTCCGGGCACCTTCCCCGCGGTCCCGGCCGGCAACTTGAAGCCCGGCACCTACACCGTGCGGCTCGCGACCTCGCTGAACGGCGTCTCCGACGACTCGCTGCCCAAGCTCAGCATGGTCGTCACGAAGGACTAGAGCGCCGAACCGCTTGATTCGGTCGGCTTCTCGCCGATTTACGTCGCCGTACTTCGTTGCTCCTCCTCGCCTAGCAGCCGCCCGCGGCTCGGGCGGAGATCGGCGAAAACGGGAATTGTAGCGAGCGGTTGAGCGTGCCCTGGACGCTCCGTTCTACACGCGGCGAGGCCCGCCCCGGGGAGGGACGGGCCTCGGGCGACCTGCGTCTGTCGCGTGAGCGCGCGGGTGCTTGGGCTCAGCGCCGGTGGCCGCCGGCTTGACCATGACGGTTCGCGCCTGCGGGCCGCAGCGCGCGCGCCGTCTCGCGCACCTTCTTGGCCTCTTCCTTGGTGACGACGTTGTCCGCCACGGCCTTGGCGACCTCCGCGTTCACCGTGGCGACCGCCGCGTTGAAGCGGTCGCGGGCCGCGCGCTGCTTGTCGGCCGGGAGGCTCGCGATGCGCTCCTCGAGGCGCTGCCTCGCCTTCACCATTCGCTGGTCGACCCTCGCCTTGAACTGCGCGCCCGGCATCGGGAACTTCTTCTCGTGGTTGCCGTCCTTGCGGGCCTCGCGGGCCGCCGCGTTCGCGTGAGGAGCGCCTTCTTGCGTCGGGCGCGCGCTCTCGGCCGAGGCCGCGGTGGCGAAGGTGAGGGCGAGCGAGAGGGCGGCGGCGAACGTCGTGAGAAATCGCATGGTGGGCTCCTTCGGGCGACCGGCAGGCGGGGTTTGGTGCAGGGTGCCTTGCTCGGTCTTGGCGAGTAGACGACCGGCGATCGCGGAAGCTTCGGAGATTCAGCCTTCTTTACAGAGGCGGCGGGCCGTCGGCGGGCGCCACCTCGGGGCACCGCGCGGCGCCGGGCCGACGCGGGAGGATGAGCGCGCGCTCGGGCGCGGCGTGGGCCGCGACGAGCGCGAAATGCTCGTACGCACACGGCACCACGCGGATGGCGGGGGCGCCCGCCGCGCGCAAGCGCTCGCCCTCGGACACCTGCTGGGCCCGGCTCGTTTCGCCCCCACCCGGGGGATGGGCGAGCCGCGACAGGGCGAGCAACCCCGCGGCTCCCGCGAGCAGGGCGGCGCCGCGACGGAGCCGCTGGGAGCCGGAGGCGAAGAGCTCGGCGACGCCCACGGGCACGAGCAGGAACGCGACGGGCAGGAGCGCGCGCTCGGCGTGGTGCGTCGGCGCGCCGTCGCGGAGGTTGCCGTACACCAGGAACGCGACCACGGCGGTCGCCGCGAGCGCGCACGCGACCGACGCGGTCGCAAACGGCGCCGGCGTCGAAAGCGTCACCGACGAGCGCCGCCCGCGCCAGCGCGCCGCGGACGCGAACGCGACGAGCGCCCCGAGCGCGGAGGTCTCCGGCAGATGAACGAGCAGGAGCCCGGGGTACGCCCACACGCGCTCGAGCACCCCGAGCTGCGGGCCGCCGAGCGCGCGCTTGTAGCCCGCCACACGCGCTACGAAGTGCGTGGCCGAGCCGTGCGAGGCCTGGTTCCACGCCATCCACCCGAACGGTCCCGCCAGCGCGAGGAGAGCGCCCGCGGCGACGGCTGCGCGCTGGCCCCCCGCGGCGGACCTCGCCGAACGCGCGAGCAGCGCCGCGACCACGACGGCCGCGGGCCACGCCTCGTAGCGGGAGAGCGTCGCGGCGCACGTGAGGGCGCCCGCGGCGATCGCCGTGGCCCCCGAGGCGCGTGGCGCCGGCAGCGCCGCGAGGAGCACACCCGCGGCCAGGAACGCCGCTGTGGGGGCCTCGGGGACCGTCGCCGCGGTGGTCCATAAGGTCCACGGGAGGAGAAAGAGCGTCGCGAGCCCCACGACGCGGCTCCGGCGCGGCACCTCCGAGGCGACGAGCGCGCCATGCAGCGCGACGCCCGCGACGATCGAGAGCGCGATCGACGCGAGCCTCGCGGTCGCGAGGGAGCGCCCGAGCAAGGTCATGGTGGCGCCCATGACCCAGAAGGGGAACGGGAGCCAGCTCGTCCCGCTGGGGTCGAGCCGCGGCGCCGCGACCCACTGCTCAGCGATGACCACGCGCGCGTAGTCGTCGTCGGAGATGGCGCGGAAGCCGGTCGCGAGCACGCCCAGGGTCGCGACCGTTCGGACGCCCGCGACCCCAACGAGCTCGAGCCACAGCTCGGGTCGGCTCACGTCCCGATGGCCTCCGCGCACCAGGCTCACGCGAGGCGTGTCGTTGGCGGAGGGGATCAGTTGGAGGGCGCGGGGGCCGGCGCCGAGGGGGCCGCCGAGGCCGGCGTCGGCGCCGAGTCCTTCCCGCGGGCGAAGCCACGATCATCGCGCTTCTTGTTCTCCGCGGCCTGGCGGTCCTTCAGCGCGTGGTCTCCCGAGGACGACAGGTACGCGAGCGACACGCTCGTCGTGAAGAAGATGACCGCGCAGATGCCGGTGCCGCGCGTGAGGAAGTTGCCGGCGCCACGCCCGCCGAAGACCTGAGCCGCGCCGCCGCCGCCGCCGAGGGCCGCGCCCATGCCGCCGCCCTTGCCCTGCTGAACGAGGATGAACAGCACGAGGAAGACACAAACCAACACGTGGATAATGCTGAGGAAAGTGTTCACTAAAAGAGTTCTCGAGGACTGTCGCGGGGGGTGGGGCGGGGTACCGGAGGCGAGGGAGGTCTAGCCCTGGCCCCGAGCGGCGATGCCTTCTGCCGCTCGGGCGATAGCACCGAACGACGCCACGTCCAAGCTCGCACCGCCGATGAGGCCGCCGTCGATGTTGGGGCACGTGAGCAGCGCCTCGGCGTTGTCGGGCTTGAGCGACCCACCGTAGAGGATGCGCGTGCGATCGGAGAGCTCGGCGCTCACGCCCGCCAGCTGCGCGCGGATCGCCGCGTGCACCTCCTCCGCCTCGGCGGGGCCCGCGACCTTGCCCGTGCCGATCGCCCACACCGGCTCGTAGGCGATGGCGACGGGCAGGCTCGCGCCCTGGAGCGCCGACAGCACGGCGGCGACCTGCCGGCTCACGACCGCGAGGGTCTCGTGGGTCTCACGCTCGGCGAGGGTCTCGCCCACGCACACGATCGGCGAGAGGCCCGCCGCGAGGGCCGCGGCGGTCTTGCTGGCCACTCCCTCGTCGGTCTCGCCGAACAGCTGGCGACGCTCCGAGTGCCCGAGGATGACCCACCCGCAGCCCGCGTCCGCGAGCATCGCCGGGGAGATCTCCCCCGTGTAGGCGCCCTTGTCCTTCTCGTGGACGTTCTGGGCGGCCAGGAGCACGCCCGTGCCCTCGCACTCGTGGGCGATCGCCGCGAGCACCGTGAACGGCGGCGCGACGAGCAGCTCCACGTGGGGCACCGCCTTCGCGAGGAGCCCGCACTCTGCGGCGAGGGTGATACCGCTCGCGCCTCCGTGGTGCATCTTCCAGTTGCCTGCAATGAGGGCGGTGCGCTTCGGGTTCATCGGTGCCTTGGTCTGTGCGTCGGGTGCGAGCGGGCGCGGGGCGGTGCGCGAGTGCGCCCCCCTGCGTGAATGCGTGAATGCGTGAATGCGTGAATGCGTGAATGCGTGAATGCGTGAATGCTAGATGTCTAGAGCTGCAGATGCCTGTCGAGGGGCTAGCTCGCGCTCTCGGCGACGCGGAGCGCCTCGATGCCGGGGAGCCGCTTTCCTTCGATGAGCTCGAGGGAGGCGCCGCCGCCCGTCGAGATGTGCGACATCTTCTCGGCGATGCCGTCGCCAGCTGCGTAGACGGCCGCGGCGCTGTCGCCGCCGCCGACCACCGTGAACGCCCCGCACTCGGCCATCGCGCGCGCGAGGCCGAAGGTGCCGCCGGAGAACGGCGCCTTCTCGAACAGGCCCATGGGGCCGTTCCAGAAGACCGACTTCGCGCCAGAGAGCGCCGCGGCGAACCGCGCGAGGCTGCTCGGGCCGATGTCGAGCGCCATGTGGTGCTCGGGCACGGCGTCGGCCGAGACGACGTCGCCGCGCGACGCCTCCACGCTCTGCGCGACCACGAGGTCGTCGGGCAGGAGCAGCGTGACCTGCTTGCTCTTCGCGCGGTCGATGAGCGAGCGCGCGAGGGAGAGCTTGTCGGCCTCGATCTTCGAGGCCTGGAGGTTCTTCCCCTGCGCCGCGAGGAAAGTGTTCGCCATCGCGCCGCCGATGACGAGCGTGGACACCTTGTCGAGCAGCGCCTCGACCACGGCGATCTTGTCGGACACCTTCGCGCCGCCGAGGACGGCCACGTACGGCCTGTCCGGGGCGGTGGTGAGCTTGCCCAGCGCTGCGATTTCGCGCTCGAGCAGGAAGCCGCAGCCGCGGTCGCGGAAGTGTTTCGCGATGCCAGCGACGCTCGCGTGCGCGCGGTGGACCGCGCCGAACGCGTCGTCGACGTACACGTCCGCGAGCTCCGCGAGCTTCTGCGCGAACACCTCGTCGTTCTTCTCCTCCTCCGGGTGGAAGCGGAGGTTCTCGAGCAGGCAGACTTGGCCGGCGCGGAGGTCGTGCACGACCTTCTTTGGGGCGTCGCCGACGCAGTCGTCCGGCAGGTGCACCTCCACGCCGAGCAGCTCCGCGAGGCGCACGCCGCAGGGCTCGAGCGAGAGGCCCGCGGTCTTGCCGGGCTTCGGGCGCCCGAGGTGGCTCGCGAGCACGACCCGGGCCCCGCGCTCGAGCGCGTGCTTGATGCTGGGCAGCGCCTCGCGGATGCGAGAGTCGTCGGTGATGACGCCGTCCTCGAGCGGGACGTTGAAGTCCACGCGCATGAACACGGTCTTGTTCTCGAGGGGGAGATCCTTGATGGACTTGATGCCTGCGAGCGGGCTCATGGCGCGACCTCAGTGGGCGCCGAGGCGCCGTAATTCGTTGAAACTATTCATCTAGACGGCACCACGGGCGAGGCCGCAGCCTCGCCCGGTGAGCCACGCGCCGCGCTCAGAGCTTCTTCGCGACGAGCTGCGAGAGATCGATCATGCGGTTCGAGAAGCCCCACTCGTTGTCGTACCAGGCCATGACCTTGCCGAAGGTCTCGCCGATCACCTGCGTGGTCGTGGCGTCGAAGATGCTCGAGCGCGGATCGCCGATGTAGTCGCTCGAGACGAGCGGCTCCTCGGTGTAGCCGAGGATCCCGGCGAGCGGGCCCTCCGCCGCCGCCTTCATCGCCGCGTGGATCGCGTCCTTGGTCATCGGCCGCTCCGTGATGAAGCTGAGGTCGACGACGGACACGTCCATGGTGGGGACGCGCATCGCCTGGCCGTCGAACTTACCCTTCAGCTCTGGGAGCACCTCGGCGAGCGCCTTCGCGGCGCCCGTCGACGAAGGGATCATGTTCTGCGCGGCGGCGCGCGCGCGGCGCAGATCGCCCTTGCGATGGGGGATGTCGAGCACCGCCTGGTCGTTCGTGTACGAGTGGATGGTGGTCATGAGGCCGTGCTTGATGCCGAACTCCGCGTGGAGGATCTTCGCCACCGGGGCGAGGCAGTTCGTGGTGCAGGAGCCGTTCGAGAGCAGGTGGTGCTTCGCGCTGTCGTAGAGCTCCTCGTTCACTCCCATGACGATCGTGAGGTCGTGGCCCTTCGCGGGCGAAGAGATGAGCACCTTCTTGGCGCCGGCGTCGAAGTGGGCCTGCGCCTTCTCCTTGTCGGCGAAGAGGCCGGTGCACTCGAGCACGATGTCGACGCCGAGGTCCTTCCACGGGAGCTTGCTCGGGTCCTTCTCCGCGAGGATGCGCACGTCCTTGCCGGCCAGGGTGAGCTTCGCCTCGCCGGGGGTCGCCCGCGGCTCCGCGCGTCCGTGCACCGTGTCGTAGTTGTAGAGGTGCGCGAGCGTGGCTGGGTTCGTGAGATCGTTGATGGCGACGAGCTCGAGGTCCTCGATCTTGCGCTCGGTCAGCGCGCGAACGATGCAGCGACCGATGCGGCCGAACCCGTTGATGGCGATCTTCTTGGACATGACGATGAGCTCCTTCTGAGGGCCGGAAGGTAGCCAGTCCGCGCACGCACGGCAACCCTCACGAGGCCGTCCCCCGCACGTCCACCGGCGGTCTCGTGGGCGAAAAAACTGCGCGAGGCCGAGGGCCGCGGGGGCGGCGCTCGGCCTCGGGGAGGTCGACGTAACCGGAGGGCCTCCGGTCAGAGGCTTGGGACTAGGTGCTGGTCGCGGGCTTCGGGGGACCGCCGAAGATGCTCGCCGCCTTCCGCTTCTCTTTCGCCGCGCGGTCCTTGTCGGCGTAGGAGGGGATGATGACGCGCTCGCGCTGGGGCAGCTCGCGTCCTTCGTAGACCGCCTGGATTTCTTCGGCGTCGAGGGTCTCGCGCTCGACGAGGGCCTTGGCCAGCGCCTCGAGCTTCTCGCGCTGCTCGGTGAGGAGCGTGCGGACGCGGTCGTACTGCGCTTGGATGATGCGACGCACCTCCTGGTCGATCGAGACCGCGGTCTCCTCGGAGTAGTCCTGCTGGCGGCTGCCGTAGTCGCGACCGAGGAACACCTGCTCCTCCTTCTTCCCGTAGGCCAGCGGCCCGAGGCGCTCGCTCATGCCCCACTCGCACACCATGCGGCGGGCGAGCTCGGTGAGCTGCTCGATGTCGTTGCCGGCGCCCGCGGTGAGCTGGCCGAACACGACCTCCTCCGCGATGCGGCCGCCGAGCGCCGAGGCGATCTTCGCTTCGGCCTGGTCCTTCGAGAATGACAGCCGGTCGGCCTTCGGGAGGTACCAGGTGACGCCGAGCGCCGGCCCGCGCGGGATGATCGTGACCTTGTGGACCGGGTCGTGGTGGTTGATGCCGAGGGCCACGAGGGCGTGACCCGCCTCGTGCACGGCCGTCGCCCACTTCTCCTCGTCGCTGATGACCAAGGAGCGGCGCTCGGTGCCCATGAACACCTTGTCCTTCGCCATCTCGAAGTCGATCATCGAGAGGGCGTCCTTGTCTTGACGGGCCGCGAGCAGGGCGGCCTCGTTGACGAGGTTCTCGAGATCCGCGCCGGAGAAGCCCGGCGTGCCGCGCGCGATGACGTCGAGCTCCACGTCGGGGGCGAGGGGCGTCTTCTTCGCGTGGACGCGGAGGATGGCCTCGCGGCCGCGCACGTCGGGGCGGCTCACGGTGATGCGCCGGTCGAAGCGACCCGGGCGAAGGATGGCGGGGTCGAGCACGTCGGGCCGGTTGGTGGCCGCGATGATGATGACGCCCTCGTTCGCCTCGAAACCGTCCATCTCGACGAGCAGCTGGTTCAGCGTCTGCTCGCGCTCGTCGTGCCCGCCGCCGAGGCCCGCGCCGCGGTGCCGGCCGACGGCGTCGATCTCGTCGATGAAGATGATGCAGGGCGCGTGCTTCTTCCCTTGCTCGAAGAGGTCGCGCACGCGGCTCGCGCCGACGCCGACGAACATCTCGACGAAGTCGGAGCCGGAGATGCTGAAGAAGGGCACACCCGCTTCGCCGGCGATGGCCCGCGCGAGCAGGGTCTTGCCGGTGCCCGGCGGGCCGATCATGAGGACACCCTTCGGGATGCGGCCGCCCAAGCGCTGGAACTTCTTGGGATCCTTCAGGAAGGCGATGATCTCCTCGACCTCGTCTTTGGCCTCTTCGGCGCCCGCCACGTCGGCGAAGGTCACCTTGTTCTGTGAGTCGGAGAGCATGCGCGCCTTGCTCTTGCCGAAGCTCATCGCCTTCCCGCCGCCCGCCTGGAGCTGGCGCATGAACAGGAAGAACATGAACACGATGAGGACCATCGGGATCAGCGTGACGATGGTGCTCGACCAGAACGGCGAGCTGTCGTCCTTCTCGAAGTAGATCTTCGGGGCCGCGGCGTCTTTCGCGTCGGGCTTGAGCGTGGCGAGGAGCGCCTCGTCGGCGAGGGGGCCGGTTGTCGCCTTCTGGGCGACCCGCGGATCACCCTCGGTGAGCGTGTAGATGAACTCGCGGTCCTTGATGTGGATGTCCTTCACCTTGCCGGCGTGGACCTCGGACACGAACTCGCTGAAGGCGACGGCCTGCTTGCGCTCGGCGTTCCCGAGGAACTGCCAAATCGCGAGGAACATGAAGATGAGTACGACCCAGAGAAGAAGCGTCTTGTGCGATTGCTTCACGATGACCTCGGCCCTCGTCTGCGAGAGGAACGGTGAGAGTAGCGGCCCTTCGAGGCGGGGCGGGCCCCCCTCCGCGGCTGGCGAGGGGGAAGACTTCTTAGTATGGCGTGTGGCGGCGGACGGTACCCCAGATTCGGGGCTTTACAGTAGTTTACGCGACGAGCCGGAGACTTCGGGTTCGGGGTGGGGCGCCGGGGCGCTGCTGGCCGAGTGGATCGCCACGCGACCCGCCGAAGAATCATAGGTCGCCGAGCGCAAGTTGGGGAGCCGGAGGGCCATTTTTGTAGCGTCAGCCCCCGCGGCGGCACGCTTTTCCATGTGTGCGAGGGCCTCCCGATGGCGTCGCCCCAGGCCCTCGCGGCCTTCGGGAGGTGCCGCGAGCGAGGTGCGCAGAGGCGCGAGCTCATCGCATACGTCGCACACGTGCTCCACGAACCGAGGGTCCAGCGCCAGGAGGGCAGGCAGCACGTCGTGGCGGACGCGCGCGCGGGCGAACCTGCGATCGAGGTTGGACGGGTCCTCCGCCGAGGGGAGCCCGTGCCGGCTGAGGTGGGTGAGGACGTCGGCGCGCCTCGCCCGAATCAAGGGCCGAACGAGGCGGCCGTCTCGCGGCGGGAGCACCGCGAGGCCGCGGAGCCCGGCGCCACGCGCGAGGCGAAGGAGGAACGTCTCGGCGCGGTCGTCGGCGTGGTGGGCCGTGGCGACCAGCGCGTTCGGCCCGCCTCGCGCGTCGGCCTCGGCGAGCAGCGCCTCGTGCCGCGCGGCGCGCGCCCGCGCCTGGAGGTTCGCGCCAGTGGCGACGCTCACCTCGCGGACCGTGAAAGGCACCCCCAGCCCCTCGGCCACTCCCTGGGCGAGCGCGAGCTCTGCGGCGGCCGCGTGGCGCAGGCCGTGGTCTACGCCGCACGCCGTGAGTTGGAAGGGCGCGACGCGGCTGCCGCGCGCCTTGGCAAGGAGCGACAGGACGTGGAGCAGAGCGATCGAGTCGGGGCCGCCGCTCACCGCGCACACGATCACTGGCGCCCTGTCGGAGCCAGGCGTGTCCTCGAAGACCTCGGCGAGGGCACGCCGGGCGAGCGTCGTGAGGCTCGGCGCGTGCGATCCTCGGCTCATCGAGGGCCGGTGTCGCCTCGAGGGGGCTCTCTCCCCGGCCGGCGTCGGCGCAAGACAGCGAGGGTCTCCACGTGGCTCGTCTCGGGGAACATCTCGAAGGTCGTGAGCTCCGTGAGCTCGAACCGCGGCGCGAGGAGCGCGAGGTCGCGACCCAGGGTCGGCGGGTCGCACGAGACCATCACGATCCCCGTGACGGCCGATTTCGCCAAGGACGCGGCGGCCGCCCTCGCGCCGGTGCGCGGCGGATCGAGCACGGCGACGCGGGTCGCGGGGGACCACTTGTGGGCGTCGGCGTCGCCCTGCACCACGCGCGCCCTGAGCCCGCGCCGGGCGAGGTTCGCGCGCAGGGCGTCGCAGGCCGGGCCGTGCGCCTCGAGCGCGAGCAGGCCGGGGGCGAGGCGGGCTAGGAGCACGGTGAGGTTGCCCGAGCCCGCGTAGAGCTCGGTGAGGGCGCGTCCGTCGCCGGGGCACGAGGCCTGCGCGAGGAGGGCCTCGACGGCCCTCGTGACGGCGGTGGCGAGCGCGAGGTTGGTGTCCTCGTGCGCCTGGGCGAAGCCGCCGAGCGCGAGGTCGAGGGGCTCGCCGTCTGCGCCCCGCGCGACGGGGGTCGCCTGCCCCAGCTTCGCCGCCGCGCGCGCTCCGGGCGAGGCGATGGCGGCGCCCGCGAGGCTGCCGCGCGCGATGGCCGCGTCGAGCCGCGCGAACACGGCGGCCGGCAGCGGCTCACCGCGCCAGTCGAGGGTGAGCACCGGAGCGCGCTCGCCGCTCTGCGCGCGTCCGAGCGCGATGTGGGCCTCGCCGTCGCCGCTCGCTCCCTCGAGGAGGGCGGGGAGGGCGGCGCGGGCCGCGTCGAGCCTGGGGTCGAGCACGACGCACGCGTCGACCAGCACGGGCTCCCGAGTGCCCAGCGCGTGCATACCGCACGCCACACGGCCCCGCTTGGCCACGACGTGAAGCCGCGCGCGCGTTCGGTAGCCCGTGGAGCTCGGGGCGGCCACGGTCGAGGGCGAGTGGTGGGCGAGGGGCGCCGGGAGGCTCCCTCGGACGAACGCCCGGTGCGCCTCTTCCTGTGCGGCGCGCGTGAGGTGCATGAAGTCGCACGCCCCGCACGCCGCGAGGTGGCGGCACGGGATGTCGGCTGCGTCGCGGCGGTCGGGCGAGGCCGAGAGCACCCGCAGCACGCGCCCGCGCGCGGGACGGGGGGAGAAATCGACGACCGCCGAGAGCACGTCGCCGGTCGCGGCGCCAGGGACGAACACGGTCCGTCGCCGCCCCTCGCGCTCCACGTGGGCGACCCCGGCGCCGCCCGGAGCGAGCGCCTCGATGGTGAGCTCACACGGGACCGCGCCCGCGCCGCCTCGAGCGCGCGGTGGTCTCAGGGGGCGCACGCGAAGATGGCGTAGCCGCCGACCGGCTTGTTGATGTCGATGCGCCCGGCGGTGCTCCACGCGACCGCGACGCGGTTGCCCGAGGTCGCGACCGCCACCTTCCCGCCGTCGACCTTCGCGATCGACGGGATCCGGCTGTCGCGGAGGAACGACACCGCGTGGGGAGGCTCGAACGCGACCGGCGAGGTGGTGACGCGGTCGTAGGCGACCAGGGACACCTCCCCGCGCCGGAGCACGGCGATGAGCGCGCGATCGCCGCTGATCGCGATGTCGCCGG is a genomic window of Myxococcales bacterium containing:
- the secG gene encoding preprotein translocase subunit SecG, coding for MNTFLSIIHVLVCVFLVLFILVQQGKGGGMGAALGGGGGAAQVFGGRGAGNFLTRGTGICAVIFFTTSVSLAYLSSSGDHALKDRQAAENKKRDDRGFARGKDSAPTPASAAPSAPAPAPSN
- a CDS encoding triose-phosphate isomerase; the encoded protein is MNPKRTALIAGNWKMHHGGASGITLAAECGLLAKAVPHVELLVAPPFTVLAAIAHECEGTGVLLAAQNVHEKDKGAYTGEISPAMLADAGCGWVILGHSERRQLFGETDEGVASKTAAALAAGLSPIVCVGETLAERETHETLAVVSRQVAAVLSALQGASLPVAIAYEPVWAIGTGKVAGPAEAEEVHAAIRAQLAGVSAELSDRTRILYGGSLKPDNAEALLTCPNIDGGLIGGASLDVASFGAIARAAEGIAARGQG
- a CDS encoding phosphoglycerate kinase → MSPLAGIKSIKDLPLENKTVFMRVDFNVPLEDGVITDDSRIREALPSIKHALERGARVVLASHLGRPKPGKTAGLSLEPCGVRLAELLGVEVHLPDDCVGDAPKKVVHDLRAGQVCLLENLRFHPEEEKNDEVFAQKLAELADVYVDDAFGAVHRAHASVAGIAKHFRDRGCGFLLEREIAALGKLTTAPDRPYVAVLGGAKVSDKIAVVEALLDKVSTLVIGGAMANTFLAAQGKNLQASKIEADKLSLARSLIDRAKSKQVTLLLPDDLVVAQSVEASRGDVVSADAVPEHHMALDIGPSSLARFAAALSGAKSVFWNGPMGLFEKAPFSGGTFGLARAMAECGAFTVVGGGDSAAAVYAAGDGIAEKMSHISTGGGASLELIEGKRLPGIEALRVAESAS
- the gap gene encoding type I glyceraldehyde-3-phosphate dehydrogenase, whose product is MSKKIAINGFGRIGRCIVRALTERKIEDLELVAINDLTNPATLAHLYNYDTVHGRAEPRATPGEAKLTLAGKDVRILAEKDPSKLPWKDLGVDIVLECTGLFADKEKAQAHFDAGAKKVLISSPAKGHDLTIVMGVNEELYDSAKHHLLSNGSCTTNCLAPVAKILHAEFGIKHGLMTTIHSYTNDQAVLDIPHRKGDLRRARAAAQNMIPSSTGAAKALAEVLPELKGKFDGQAMRVPTMDVSVVDLSFITERPMTKDAIHAAMKAAAEGPLAGILGYTEEPLVSSDYIGDPRSSIFDATTTQVIGETFGKVMAWYDNEWGFSNRMIDLSQLVAKKL
- the ftsH gene encoding ATP-dependent zinc metalloprotease FtsH, translating into MFLAIWQFLGNAERKQAVAFSEFVSEVHAGKVKDIHIKDREFIYTLTEGDPRVAQKATTGPLADEALLATLKPDAKDAAAPKIYFEKDDSSPFWSSTIVTLIPMVLIVFMFFLFMRQLQAGGGKAMSFGKSKARMLSDSQNKVTFADVAGAEEAKDEVEEIIAFLKDPKKFQRLGGRIPKGVLMIGPPGTGKTLLARAIAGEAGVPFFSISGSDFVEMFVGVGASRVRDLFEQGKKHAPCIIFIDEIDAVGRHRGAGLGGGHDEREQTLNQLLVEMDGFEANEGVIIIAATNRPDVLDPAILRPGRFDRRITVSRPDVRGREAILRVHAKKTPLAPDVELDVIARGTPGFSGADLENLVNEAALLAARQDKDALSMIDFEMAKDKVFMGTERRSLVISDEEKWATAVHEAGHALVALGINHHDPVHKVTIIPRGPALGVTWYLPKADRLSFSKDQAEAKIASALGGRIAEEVVFGQLTAGAGNDIEQLTELARRMVCEWGMSERLGPLAYGKKEEQVFLGRDYGSRQQDYSEETAVSIDQEVRRIIQAQYDRVRTLLTEQREKLEALAKALVERETLDAEEIQAVYEGRELPQRERVIIPSYADKDRAAKEKRKAASIFGGPPKPATST
- the tilS gene encoding tRNA lysidine(34) synthetase TilS, producing MSRGSHAPSLTTLARRALAEVFEDTPGSDRAPVIVCAVSGGPDSIALLHVLSLLAKARGSRVAPFQLTACGVDHGLRHAAAAELALAQGVAEGLGVPFTVREVSVATGANLQARARAARHEALLAEADARGGPNALVATAHHADDRAETFLLRLARGAGLRGLAVLPPRDGRLVRPLIRARRADVLTHLSRHGLPSAEDPSNLDRRFARARVRHDVLPALLALDPRFVEHVCDVCDELAPLRTSLAAPPEGREGLGRRHREALAHMEKRAAAGADATKMALRLPNLRSATYDSSAGRVAIHSASSAPAPHPEPEVSGSSRKLL